TGAATCGGCAGAGAATTATGTAGAAGAGGGAGTAAGATTCATTAGAACTACTGACATCGATAATAAAGGAAACTTAGATAATAGTATGGGAGGAGTTTTTTTACCTGAAGAAAAAGTAAAGGGTTATATTCTAAAAACAGGCGATTTATTAGTATCAAGAAGTGGTTCATTGGGTACATCCCTTTATTTTGACGAAGATAAATACGGAAAATGTTCTTATGCAGGATATTTAGTTAAATTCCGAGCAAATAGCAAGAATTGTCCTAAATTTTTGTTCTATTTCAGTAAGTCAAATATTTTTTATATACAGATTCAATTGGCATTAGTGTCATCGACTATAAGTAATTTTAATGGGAATAAATATGCCAATATGATATTGCCACTGCCTAGTTATTATGAACAGAAAGCCATTAGCAATTTCCTCGACCAAAAGACTGCCGAAATAGATAGTTTGATTGCTGATAAGGAAAAACTAATTGAATTACTGCAGGAAAAACGACAGGCTATTATAACTGAAGCCGTTACCAAAGGGCTTAATCCGAATGTTAGGATGAAGGATTCAGGGATTGAGTGGATAGGAGAGGTACCAGAACATTGGAAAGTTACAAAAGTAAAATATTTTTATGATATATGTTTAGGAAAAATGATACAACCCAATCGGAAAGACTATTCTGATACTCTTGAGTATTATTTATGCTCTATCAACGTGACATGGGACGGTATAGATATAAGCAATTTAAAAGAAATGTGGTTTTCTAATGATGACAAGAAGAAATATTCAATAAAAAGTGGAGACTTAATAGTCTGTGAAGGTGGAGATGCTGGTAGAGCAAGTATATGGGATGGTAGCGTAGAAAATTGCTATATACAAAATGCTGTACATAGAGTTAGAGAAAAGAAAAATAGTTCAAACAAATATCTTTATTATTGGCTTTATTTTCTTAAACATGCTGGATATATTGATTTAATATGTAATAAGGCAACAATTATGCATTATACTTATGAGAAGTTTTTAAATACAGTTTTAATTATACCAGATTTAAGCGAACAACAGGAGATTAGTAATTATCTCGACAAAAAAATAGCAGAAATAAACTCATTGAGAAAGGAAATTGAGTGGCAAATTCAAAAACTCAAAGAATACCGCCAATCCCTTATATCCGAAGCAGTAACAGGTAAAATTGATGTTAGGGATTATAAGGATGAGGGAATGAGCAATCTTAATCTAATAAAGAAAGTTGAAAGGCGAGTGAGCAGAATGAAGAATGAAACAATTTATTTGGACAGAGATATGAATCAGAGGTTCGAGAAGGAATTTGAAGCGGCAAAAAAAGATTGGGAGAAAGGCAAACAGGAATACGAGAAACAGAAAAGAGATAATGACAAAAGCAATTTTAAACCATCAGATAGAACTTGAAGAACTAATGTTAACAATTAAATCGGAGTGGTTTATATGGGTGATTTGAAACTTTTTAGAATAAAAAATGAAGTAAAAGAACTTGTAGGTACTTCAGTAGCCATTGAAAAGTCTATTCAGACTTTAATTGAAAATAATATGGAAGCATTTTTCGGTATTACTTTTCTGGCGTCAGAGTATTCTACGGGCAAGAATCATGGCGGAAGAATAGATTCTTTGGGGATAGACGAAAACTATTGCCCAGTGATACTGGAGTACAAGAGAGCATTAAATGAAAATGTAATAAATCAGGGGCTGTTTTATCTTGACTGGCTAATGGACCATAAAGCAGAGTTTAAATTACTCGTAATGGAGAAATTGGGAAAGGATATTGCCGATAAGATTGAATGGTCTATGCCGAGACTTTTGTGTATTGCAGGTGATTTTACAAAGTTTGATGAATACGCTGTAAAGCAGATTAATAGGAATATAGAACTTATTAGATATAAAAAATATGAAGATGACTTGATTTTGTTTGAACTGGTAAATGCCACTACAGCATCTCAAACAGCAATAGTTTCAGATGATAGCACAACTAAATCAAACATATATAAAACAGTAACAGAGAATCTTCAACAGGCCGATAAGGAATTACAGGATATGTATTATTCAGTAAGAGACTTTATATTAAACCTTGGAGACGACATCCAGGAGAAAGTTTTGAAATACTATATTGCTTTTAAAAAGATACGAAATTTTGCCTGTGTAGAAGTATATTCCAAAAGCAAAACAATTCTTATGCATTTGAATATAAATCCTGACGAGGTAGAGTTGAAGGAAGGGTTTACCAAAGATGTGAGAAATATCGGTCATTACGGCACAGGAAACTTAGAGGTTAGGATAAACAGTAAAGACGAATTTGAAAAGGCTAAAGCGCTTATAGCAAAAAGTTATGATGAAAATTAATTTTGGGGGGATATAAATGGCTAAAACTCCTGAAGAACTTTTAGAAAAGGGCTTTGAAGAGTATATAGAGGAGCATCTTTTAAAATCTGGATATATCAAGGGTAACCCTGACGACTATAACAAAGAATTTGCCCTTGACACTAAAATTCTGTTTGACTTTTTAGAAGATACCCAGCCCAAGAAAATGGAAAGATTAAGAGAAATTTATAAAGACCAGTATCAATTTAAGATTTTAAGCCGATTAAATCGTGAACTTAGTAACCGTGGTATGATTGATGTATTAAGGCATGGGATTAAAGATTATGGCGTATACTTGGACCTTGCCTATTTTCAGCCTGCCAGCAAATTAAATGATGAGATGGTAAAACTCTATGAAAAGAATCGGATATCCGTCACAAGGCAGGTACACTACAGTACCAAAAACGAAAACAGTATAGATATGCTTATCTGTGTGAACGGACTTCCGGTTGTTGTATTAGAACTTAAGAACCCTTTTACTGGTCAAACCTATGAAGATGCAATCATGCAGTACAAGAAAGACAGAAGCCCTAATGAACTGTTGTTTCAGTTTAAGAAAAGAGCCATTGTATTCTTTGCAGTAGATACTCAAGAAGCCTATATGACTACGAGGCTCTCAGGAGATAAAACTTCTTTTCTTCCATTTAATAAAGGTTGTGATGGAGGAAAAGGAAATCCAGACAATCCTGATGGCTTAAAAACGGATTATCTTTGGGAAGAGATACTTCAAAAAGATAGCCTGATGGACATATTAAAAAGATTTGTATTTATAGAGACTCAAGAAAAGAAAGACATAGACGGTAATACTTATACCTCGGAAACCGTCATATTCCCAAGATACCACCAATTAGATGTAGTAAGGAAACTGGAAGCCGATGCAAAAAAGAAAGGCGTAGGGACGAACTATCTTGTGCAGCATAGCGCAGGGTCAGGGAAAACCAACTCCATATCATGGCTTGCCCACAGACTTGCCAATCTTCATGATGATAATGATAACCCTGTATTTGATTCGGTTATTGTTATTACGGATAGAAGAGTTTTGGACAGGCAGTTGCAGGATAGTATTTATCAATTAGAGCATAAACACGGAGTTGTACAGAAAATAGATAAAGACTCAAATCAATTGGCTGATGCCCTGAAAAGTGGAACCAGGATTATTATCTCTACCCTGCAAAAGTTTCCTTTTATCATTGAAAAGGTAGGAGAGTTGGAAAATCGTGAGTATGCCGTCATTATAGACGAGGCTCATTCCAGCAGTGCAGGGGAAAATATGGCTTCATTAAGGGAAGTTTTGTCGACAAACAGCCTTGAAGAAGCAGCGAAACTGGATGAAGAGTTGGAAGGCAAGGAATATGACCCTGAGGAGGAAATTATAAAAACAATAAAGAAAAGGGGAAAACAGCCGAATATTAGTTTCTTTGCTTTTACTGCCACACCTAAAGCAAAAACATTAGAGATGTTTGGAACCATAGGTGATGATGGACTTCCTCATCCTTTCCATTTATATTCTATGAGACAAGCGATTGAGGAAGGATTTATCCTTGATGTACTTCAAAACTATGTAACTTATGAAACTTATTTTAAACTGGCAAAGAAAATTGAAGATGACCCTGCATTTGATAAGGCGAAGGCCACAAAAGCGCTTACAAGATACGTCAGCCTTCATCCTCATAATATCGCTCAAAAAACTGAAATTATGGTAGAACACTTTAGAAACGTAACCAGGCATAAAATAGGCGGAAGAGCCAAGGCAATGGTTGTAACCAGTTCCAGGCTTCACGCTGTACGATATAAACTTGCTTTTGATGAATATATAAAAAAGAAGGGTTACAAGGATATGAAAACCCTTGTAGCCTTCACAGGAACAGTAAAGGATAATGGAGTGGAGTATACTGAGAGTGGTATGAACAAATTTAAGGAGTCAGAACTTCCAGAACGTTTTGCCACTGATGAATATCAAGTACTGTTAGTTGCAGAAAAGTATCAGACAGGTTTTGACCAGCCACTTTTACATACCATGTATGTAGACAAAAAATTGTCAGGAGTCAAGGCGGTACAGACTTTATCAAGGCTTAACAGAACTTGCCCAGGAAAAGAAGATACCTTTATTCTTGATTTTGTAAATAAAGCAGAGGATATTCAAGAAGCGTTTAAACCTTATTATCAGGCAACTATTGTGGAAGAAGTAACGGAACCAAATATTCTATACGATATTGAAAATCAATTACATGCCTATGGAGTATATATAAAAGATGAGTTGGATAGGTTTAATAATATATATTTTAAACCGAAGGATAAAAGGACTTCTAAAGACAGGGCTATATTAAACCACTTAATAGATGTAGCAGTAGAAAGATTTAAAAAACTGGAAGAACAACGGAAGCAAGATTTTAGTGGCCAAGCAACGAAATACATAAGACTTTACTCATTCATACTACAAATTACACCTTTTGAAGATGTTGAATTACATAAGTTGTATGTATATTTAACATATTTGCTTAAAAAACTGCCAAAAGAAAAAGGTTCTACTATACATCTGGCGGATGAAGTTGCTTTGGAATATTATACTGTTAAAAAGACATTTGAAGGGAGCATCTCATTAACCCCAGATGATGAGAATGTACCAGTTACACCTGTAAAATTTGCAGGAACTGGGGTAAAGGAAGAACAGAAAGAATATCTGTCCAGCATTATTGAACGGCTTAATAAGCGGTTTGGAACTAACTTCACAAAAGCGGACCAGTTATCGGTAGAGCAAATAAAAGAGGATTTTGCCGCTGATGAAGATTTGGTTCAAAAGGCTAAAACAAATACTATTGATGATTTTAGATTTGCCTTTGAAAAAGTGTTTATAAACAAAGTGATTGACAGAATGGACCAGAATCAGGTATTTTTTACCCGTGTTTTAGACGATGAGCAATTTAGGAATGCCCTTATGGAGTATATGCTGGTCGAAACTTATGAGAAATTAAATAGTATGGTGAAGTAAAGGTGACCAATAGATAGTGTTTAAAAGCATTTTACTTATGGGGGAGCAATATGAGTTTTGATTATAAACTTCTTGGTAGAAAGATAAAAGAGGCAAGAGAAAGCCTTCTTATTGAAAAAGACGAAATTGCTAAATATTTAAGATGCTCAGTTGAAGAGTATGAAAAAATCGAAAGTGGTGAATTAAATAGCATAGATGGAGATACAATCATAATCATTTCTCAAGTGTTAGAAATGGATTTTAGATAGTTTGTCTCTGGTGATTATGTATCTGCAGAATCACAGGTTAAGGAACTTTTTAGGCAAAATGGAGATATAACTAAGAATGATAGAAAAGCGATTCGGAAATTTATTAGACTATGTGAAGAAAAACATAATTTAGAAGATTTGCTATCGAGACAAAAGCCTATGCCATATGATTATAGTAAATATGAATTTAAAAGTGATAATCATAAATACCAGGGAATAACTGCTGCGTATTTAGAAAGAGAACGTCTTAAAATTGATGATTCTATCAATGATATCTATGGCCTTTTGCGAAAACAAAAGATTCATATTTTTAGAAGAAAACTTGAAGATAGCGACATTTCTGGTGTTTACATAAAACATCCAATTGCTGGGCATTGTGTACTTATTAACTATTCAGATGATTTATATAGACAGAATTTCTCTATGGCACATAAATACTGTCATGTCCTTTTTGATTCTGGCAAAGAACAATCAATTACATATTTTAACAGAGAAATGGATTATGTAGAAATCCGTGCAAATAATTTTGCGAGTAATTTTCTGCTTCCTGACAAGGGAATAGAATCAATTAATACTGATATTTCATACGAAGAACTAATAAAGATAATTTTAGACATATGCAATCACTATAATGTTAGTAGTAAAGTTGTAATATATAGGTTAAAAGGAAAAAGGTTTAGTGAGAAACTTATAGAAAGACTATTAAAAGATGAAAGACTCATTATATCAAAGTCTGATAAGATTGACCCCGAATTGGTTGGAGCATCAAAAAATCTTCATGAAAGATTGAAAAAGATTATTGAAAGTGGAATTTCACTGGAATTTATAGAGTTGGTAAGAAACGCTTATCAACAGAATGAAATATCTTATGGCAAAATGCTGGAATGCTTACAAATGAATATTGAAGATGCAAAACAGTTGATTGACTTATGGGATGTTTACATGGAGGTGTGATAATGAGCAGTATCGCTGTTATTGATACGAGTACGTTGATAAATTTAAAGAATATTAAGTGTAGTAGTTTAATAGATTACTTAGAATATTATTTATGCACTACTATTTATGTTATACAGGAAATTGAAAAAGGAAAAGAAGATACCAAAAATTTTTATAGACAGTTAGTATCTAAAAATAAAATCAAACATGTAAAACTATCTATTGAAGATTTAATAGAGATGGCACAAGTTCCAGAGCATAAGAAAAGAATTAGTAATGCAGAGTTGTCATGTTTTGTTAAGGCCAAAAACTTTGGATGTATAACTTTTTGTGATGATAAAAGAGCAATAAATTATGCTAAAAGATACATAGAGTTAGGCGAAATTGTTGGAATAATTCATCTTATAAAAGAAGCATACATTAGAGGATATATTGGAGATAATGAAGTATCAACCTATCAGAATAGATTGAATAAGAATAAATTTAAAATACAAGGGGATTTGCTAAGCGAAGTTGCTGCAGAAAAACTTAGACTTCTTATGGAAGGCAAAGCGATATCATAGATGAGTTAATATTTATGGAAAAAATACATTATATGAAAGAAGTAAAGTCAATTCTGTCAAGATATAAAGTGGATAGAATTGACTTGTTCATTATTATGCCTAATAAATATAAGTTTTCTTCAGAGGGCATTACATTTTTTCATTAACTTATGATAAGTACAAGTCTAATTGAAAAATAATGATTGTTTAAAGAATAGAGGAATAGTTAAATAACATTTGCAAATAACAATAAATTGCGCTATCATTCTGAGTAGGATATAAGGAATTTAGATTTAAAGGATTTAGGTTGTAAGAAATAAAACACGGATGGAGGCACATCTCCTTTACGGCCAGTTTCACAACTGGAATTAAACGAAAGGGAGATGTGCCTTTTCACTTATTTATAATAAATATGTGGTGAAGGATATGATGTTGTATTTTCAGAAATAGCAGATATGAAATTTAACAGACGATGCTATCTTTGGAAGAGAACTTTATTTTATTGTTAGGATTTAGAGGGTAGAGTATAAAAATGCAGTTAAAGGGGATGAAAGAATGCTTACGCTTCAAGAATTCGTACAGAATATTTCAGAGGATTTTAAGAAAGTATTTCCTGAAGTGAGGGTAGAAGATAGGTTTATCCGTCTTGGGACAGGAGTAACTCATGTGGAATTGCCAATCAATAGCATGTATAAAGAATACCAAGTTACGGATTATGAAAGTATAAAGAAATTATATATAAAGATTTCAAATGAAATATTAAATCAATACAAATTTAAAGTAGACTACAATAATGTGTATCCATTGCTTAAAAGCAGGGAGTTTGGGAAAGGGGAAAAGAATTTAGGGTTTTATAGAGAGCAAACCTTTGCTGATATAGACACATTTTATGTATCAGATGAAGGGGAAATTTTTAGATTTATTCTGAAAAGTGATGATGTAGAGTTTCACAGGGTGAAAAGGGCAGCGTGGGAAAACTTGAATAAGATGGCCAATCCATTGGTAAAGTTGGATAAGACACTTGATATTTTTTGCCTGAAGTATTCTACAGACTATAATTCGACCCTGTTGTTAAGTACTGCACTACAGAATCAGATATGCAAAAAGATAGGGCGGGAATATCTTTTTGCAATTCCTTCTTCAACTACACTTATCATAGCCAAATTTCGTCCTGAATATATTTCGATAATAAAGTCATTAATGGCAATAGACACAGACACGAACAGAATTTCGGATAAAGTGTATCAGTATAAAAATGGGATATTTGATATTGCATCGGTTTGAAAAGTATATTTATATTAAGGAAGTATAGGAATAAGGGTTAAGTATTATTTATTGATACTTACGGTGATTTATTTCCTAATTTGTTTGAGTAAAAAGTTTGAGTTTAGGTATTTTGTATATTGTACTATACTAGTAATATATGGAAAGGAGATATTACAGTATGAATAAGGTTTTAATTGAATGTGATACTCTTATTGATAAATATAAATTAAATAAAGAAGGCATTATAAAACAACTAGAAACGATTAAAATAGAAAAAGACCAGAATTTTATAATTGCTTATGATAAGGATTTTAGGTTTACTCTAGTCGGTGAAATGAATATAAATAATAATTCAATAATTCTAACCAATGTTATAAAGGCCATTGATTTTAGGAAAATAGATAATTCAGACCTGTTCGAATTTATAAAGAGACAGGGGGTTAATAGGATTAAGGAATAAGACCTTTGCGGATAGGGTTTTCTATCCTGCAAGGCCTTATTTTATTAGCATTTGGGTATTTCACTTTTTACTTTTTCCATGAAAATTCTTATGGTGGGGATATTGTTCATCAGGAGTTGATATTTATCTGGTTCTATTTCCTGCTGAATCTGATTTATGTACTGTTCAATTGTTTGAAGGTAAGAAAGGGATAAGGAATCGTAGGTATTAGGAGAAAGGAAACAAGTGACTAATGCTGTAATTGCTTCACTTATTTCCCCTGAAGCCTTATCCCCCAAGATGCCCTTTGCAACCTGCTTCAGGTAATTTAGTTCCAGTCTGAAAACTTCTAAATTTATTATTATGACCACTCCTTCAGAAAATTTTGAGGTATTATACAGATGAGGACATTACAAATCAAAAAATCAGTGCAAAAATTTTATTTAAAGAATTAAGAATTTTAATTGTCTTGTAAGGTGTCAATTAAATAAATGTGGACATAATATATATAGAAGTTAAGAATTGGAATTATGCTTGAAAAAATCATAAGGATGTGATATCATAAGGGTAAGAAAGGCAAGAAAGGGGTTGTATAGAATGGCGACGGTAGTTAGCATTAAGGATTATAAATTAAATCAAATACCTAAACGGCAGGATGTTTCCACTCTTGATATGATATTCAACCCCGTTAAGAGAAGAAAGTTTTATGCAGATATCGATAAAGACTATGTAGAAACAGATGATGAAAAAGAGATTTTCGATGAAATGACTAAAAGGCGGAGGGGTGAGTAAGTTTTGCCCTGTCCAGCGTTGCCGAAAAATCCACAAAAGAGTACCCATTTTGAGAAGGGTTGCATTCACTGGTTTGATTTAACTGGTAATAGTGACCCTTCAATTGCTTCACAAAAGGCAAGACCATTTATAATTATTAGCAGATATAACCCTAAATCAAGCAGAGTTATTATTTGTCCAGTGTCAGACATGATACACTATTTAGAAAAAGATACATATGGCAATATAATACAACCGCAAAAATTAAAATATCCTTATCACGCACCATTGTATAAAAAGGATTACCCTTTCCTGGATAAGGATAGTGTCGTACTTCTTGACCAGGTATATACTGTATCAAAAGATGAACTGTTTGAAGACTGGTATATGGGACAAGTTGTAAACACAAGGGAGATAGATGAAGCAATTTTTTATAACTATGATTTATTTGCGTCTATTAATGAAGTTATTCAAGATTTGCTGAATTCCATTGAAAATATGCATATAGAAAAATACTCTAGAAAGTAATTTGAACTAAATTCAAGAATAGAAAACCAAGGGCTAATCAGTAGGACAAGTTCTTGGTTTTATTATTTTTACTTTATATATTAGTTAAAGTAGGATATAGGCTTATGTTTTAAGGATTTAAGGAATTGAAAGTTCATTAAAGCATTAAAAATATTGCATTAACTTTATGTCAGATTTGGTTATTAAAAAATTGTGTTTATATAATGTTGAAGTAAAATGATATGGTAAAACAGACGTTGAATCGCAGGAGGTTATACAGAAATGGCGTAAAATGACTAAAGACGATGTTATCAGTGGCAAGAGTATTTAGATAAGTATTTTTATACAAGACTAGGAGGGAAATTATGTTCTATAATGCTCGATTAGAAATAAGTAAAGAAGTATGGTCTCAAATACTCACAGACAGAGAAGTTACTACAGAGTCTGACTTGAATATTCTAAAAATTGTGTATGAGAGTAAAAACCATGAGATAGGAGCATCTGAGATAGCCTCAAAGTTAAACATTCCACATCATGTGTTAATCAACTTACAGATAAGCAGATTTAGCAAACGTGTAATTCATAAAACAGGAGTCCAGCCACCTTTGAGAAGAGACGGAAAACCTAGATGGTGGCACGTTCCTTTTTTAGGATATAAAAAAGCAGGAAAATTTCCTTGGATTATGCGTCCTGAACTGGTAATTGCCTTTGAGGAAGTTTTTGGTCAAAGTAATACTGAATTAGTTTATTCTGAAGAAATTACTATTGAAGATATTTCTTCTCTATCCGAAGGTACAGTAAGACAGGTTTTTGTTAACCGTTATGAAAGAAATAGAAAGGCAAGAAGTATATGTATCGCCCATTATGGCAGCAAGTGTGTCGTTTGTGGTTTTGATTTCGAGAAGACATATGGACCAATAGGTAAGGATAAAATTCATATACACCATTTAATACCTTTGTCTGAGATACAAAAGGAATATGAAGTAGACCCTATACGAGATTTAAGACCAGTATGTCCTAATTGTCATCTTATAATTCACAGCAAGAGAGAACCTTTTACAATTGAAGAGGTAAGAGAAATGATTACTATGTCCAATAACGGTTAGTAATTGTCTAGATAATGCACATTTAAACAGGCGAAAATGATAAATATTTTCGGGTTGGGATAAACGTATTTAATTTAAGGAGGTCCAAAACGGTGTTTGAGATAGGAAATATAAATGCTCAAAATAAGCAGGAGTTTTATAAGCAACTAAACACATATCTCATTGGTTTAATTAGTGAAGAAACAGACTGGCTTGCAGGTATCTCCAATGCATCCGCTTTACTGTATCTACTACTGCCTGATATTAATTGGGCAGGATTTTATTTATATAAAGGTGGAGAATTAGTTTTGGGACCATTTCAGGGGAAACCAGCCTGTGTCCGTATTGCTTTAGGAAAGGGAGTCTGTGGTACTGTAGCAAAGACAAGAAAAATACAGGTGGTGGAGGATGTGAATGAATTTCCAGGTCATATTGCTTGCGATGCTGCATCCCAATCGGAAATTGTTATACCCATTATAAAGAATGATAAATTGATAGGTGTTTTAGATATTGACAGCCCTGTTAAAGCCAGATTAGATAAACAGGATTCTGAAGGATTAAGCAGTTTTGTAAATATTCTAAATCAGTATATTGACTGGCCAGAACAGTTTGAATAATCAATAAAAGGGCAAGCAAATAGAACAAATAAAATATTATAAAAATGCACTTGAAATTATCAATAAAACTTGAAACATACTTTAATCCTCTTTTATTATTTCTTTAAATTAATAGGAATTCAGCATTCTATAAAGGATAAATGGACTAAGAAAAGTACTTTGCTGAAATATCCGCTGGAATTTAATATTGAGGTGAAAAGTATGGAAACAGCATGCCAGATGAATAATTGTTTTAGTAAGTGCTTTAAAGAAAAATTATTAAATACTGAACTGGGATTTTTAATAAAACAAGAAGGGGTTAAAGAAGGTATAAAGGAGGCAATACTAATACTTTTATTAAAGAAAGCAGATACTCTGCCAGACGATATTTATAACAGTATTATGAATCAGGAAAATCAGAGTACTTTGATGGAATGGGTAAGACTGGTTTCGGAAACACAAAATATGGAACAGATAAGAAAAGTAATAAATGGGAAATAAAAAATAAGCCTTCACGGCTTATTTTTTTTGCCCACCTTGCTCTTCTACAACTGCCTTAATCAGTTTCACAATCAAGCGTAAATTATCCTCGGAGCAGTCTTTAAGAAGATTTGCTATTTCATCTTTTATGTATTCTCTTGATTTATATAAAGAATCATATAAGACAAAATCGGGGGTTATACCGAGAGTGTAGATTTTCATTTTAATTTAGGTAAATCTACCCTTATTTTATCACATTAAAATAGGTGAAAAAAATTTTTAACC
The genomic region above belongs to Acetivibrio saccincola and contains:
- a CDS encoding DUF5655 domain-containing protein; amino-acid sequence: MGDLKLFRIKNEVKELVGTSVAIEKSIQTLIENNMEAFFGITFLASEYSTGKNHGGRIDSLGIDENYCPVILEYKRALNENVINQGLFYLDWLMDHKAEFKLLVMEKLGKDIADKIEWSMPRLLCIAGDFTKFDEYAVKQINRNIELIRYKKYEDDLILFELVNATTASQTAIVSDDSTTKSNIYKTVTENLQQADKELQDMYYSVRDFILNLGDDIQEKVLKYYIAFKKIRNFACVEVYSKSKTILMHLNINPDEVELKEGFTKDVRNIGHYGTGNLEVRINSKDEFEKAKALIAKSYDEN
- a CDS encoding GAF domain-containing protein → MFEIGNINAQNKQEFYKQLNTYLIGLISEETDWLAGISNASALLYLLLPDINWAGFYLYKGGELVLGPFQGKPACVRIALGKGVCGTVAKTRKIQVVEDVNEFPGHIACDAASQSEIVIPIIKNDKLIGVLDIDSPVKARLDKQDSEGLSSFVNILNQYIDWPEQFE
- a CDS encoding type II toxin-antitoxin system PemK/MazF family toxin, giving the protein MPCPALPKNPQKSTHFEKGCIHWFDLTGNSDPSIASQKARPFIIISRYNPKSSRVIICPVSDMIHYLEKDTYGNIIQPQKLKYPYHAPLYKKDYPFLDKDSVVLLDQVYTVSKDELFEDWYMGQVVNTREIDEAIFYNYDLFASINEVIQDLLNSIENMHIEKYSRK
- a CDS encoding type I restriction endonuclease subunit R — translated: MAKTPEELLEKGFEEYIEEHLLKSGYIKGNPDDYNKEFALDTKILFDFLEDTQPKKMERLREIYKDQYQFKILSRLNRELSNRGMIDVLRHGIKDYGVYLDLAYFQPASKLNDEMVKLYEKNRISVTRQVHYSTKNENSIDMLICVNGLPVVVLELKNPFTGQTYEDAIMQYKKDRSPNELLFQFKKRAIVFFAVDTQEAYMTTRLSGDKTSFLPFNKGCDGGKGNPDNPDGLKTDYLWEEILQKDSLMDILKRFVFIETQEKKDIDGNTYTSETVIFPRYHQLDVVRKLEADAKKKGVGTNYLVQHSAGSGKTNSISWLAHRLANLHDDNDNPVFDSVIVITDRRVLDRQLQDSIYQLEHKHGVVQKIDKDSNQLADALKSGTRIIISTLQKFPFIIEKVGELENREYAVIIDEAHSSSAGENMASLREVLSTNSLEEAAKLDEELEGKEYDPEEEIIKTIKKRGKQPNISFFAFTATPKAKTLEMFGTIGDDGLPHPFHLYSMRQAIEEGFILDVLQNYVTYETYFKLAKKIEDDPAFDKAKATKALTRYVSLHPHNIAQKTEIMVEHFRNVTRHKIGGRAKAMVVTSSRLHAVRYKLAFDEYIKKKGYKDMKTLVAFTGTVKDNGVEYTESGMNKFKESELPERFATDEYQVLLVAEKYQTGFDQPLLHTMYVDKKLSGVKAVQTLSRLNRTCPGKEDTFILDFVNKAEDIQEAFKPYYQATIVEEVTEPNILYDIENQLHAYGVYIKDELDRFNNIYFKPKDKRTSKDRAILNHLIDVAVERFKKLEEQRKQDFSGQATKYIRLYSFILQITPFEDVELHKLYVYLTYLLKKLPKEKGSTIHLADEVALEYYTVKKTFEGSISLTPDDENVPVTPVKFAGTGVKEEQKEYLSSIIERLNKRFGTNFTKADQLSVEQIKEDFAADEDLVQKAKTNTIDDFRFAFEKVFINKVIDRMDQNQVFFTRVLDDEQFRNALMEYMLVETYEKLNSMVK
- a CDS encoding HNH endonuclease; the protein is MFYNARLEISKEVWSQILTDREVTTESDLNILKIVYESKNHEIGASEIASKLNIPHHVLINLQISRFSKRVIHKTGVQPPLRRDGKPRWWHVPFLGYKKAGKFPWIMRPELVIAFEEVFGQSNTELVYSEEITIEDISSLSEGTVRQVFVNRYERNRKARSICIAHYGSKCVVCGFDFEKTYGPIGKDKIHIHHLIPLSEIQKEYEVDPIRDLRPVCPNCHLIIHSKREPFTIEEVREMITMSNNG
- a CDS encoding ImmA/IrrE family metallo-endopeptidase, coding for MPYDYSKYEFKSDNHKYQGITAAYLERERLKIDDSINDIYGLLRKQKIHIFRRKLEDSDISGVYIKHPIAGHCVLINYSDDLYRQNFSMAHKYCHVLFDSGKEQSITYFNREMDYVEIRANNFASNFLLPDKGIESINTDISYEELIKIILDICNHYNVSSKVVIYRLKGKRFSEKLIERLLKDERLIISKSDKIDPELVGASKNLHERLKKIIESGISLEFIELVRNAYQQNEISYGKMLECLQMNIEDAKQLIDLWDVYMEV
- a CDS encoding DUF1444 family protein, translating into MLTLQEFVQNISEDFKKVFPEVRVEDRFIRLGTGVTHVELPINSMYKEYQVTDYESIKKLYIKISNEILNQYKFKVDYNNVYPLLKSREFGKGEKNLGFYREQTFADIDTFYVSDEGEIFRFILKSDDVEFHRVKRAAWENLNKMANPLVKLDKTLDIFCLKYSTDYNSTLLLSTALQNQICKKIGREYLFAIPSSTTLIIAKFRPEYISIIKSLMAIDTDTNRISDKVYQYKNGIFDIASV
- a CDS encoding helix-turn-helix domain-containing protein — translated: MSFDYKLLGRKIKEARESLLIEKDEIAKYLRCSVEEYEKIESGELNSIDGDTIIIISQVLEMDFR
- a CDS encoding restriction endonuclease subunit S codes for the protein MSKYKRYERYKDSGIEWIGEIPEHWEITKLKYICSESAVYGLNESAENYVEEGVRFIRTTDIDNKGNLDNSMGGVFLPEEKVKGYILKTGDLLVSRSGSLGTSLYFDEDKYGKCSYAGYLVKFRANSKNCPKFLFYFSKSNIFYIQIQLALVSSTISNFNGNKYANMILPLPSYYEQKAISNFLDQKTAEIDSLIADKEKLIELLQEKRQAIITEAVTKGLNPNVRMKDSGIEWIGEVPEHWKVTKVKYFYDICLGKMIQPNRKDYSDTLEYYLCSINVTWDGIDISNLKEMWFSNDDKKKYSIKSGDLIVCEGGDAGRASIWDGSVENCYIQNAVHRVREKKNSSNKYLYYWLYFLKHAGYIDLICNKATIMHYTYEKFLNTVLIIPDLSEQQEISNYLDKKIAEINSLRKEIEWQIQKLKEYRQSLISEAVTGKIDVRDYKDEGMSNLNLIKKVERRVSRMKNETIYLDRDMNQRFEKEFEAAKKDWEKGKQEYEKQKRDNDKSNFKPSDRT